In Bradyrhizobium sp. WBOS07, the genomic window GAGCTGATCGGCATGGACGTCAGCCGCGCCAAGCGCGCCGAGGTGATCGACGAGCACGCTGCCATCTTCATCCTGCAAGGCGCGCTCGACCGTCTCGCCAATCTCCGCACCGGTTGACCCATGCCGGTCGTCATCGCGGCGCTGCTGCCGGTCTTCATCCTCATCGTGCTCGGCGTCGTGCTGAAGCGCAGCCTGATGCGGCTCGACACGCAATGGCACGGGCTGGAGCGGCTGACCTATTTCGTGCTGTTCCCGATGCTGCTGATCCAGACCCTGGTGAAGGCCGACCTTTCCAAGGTACCGGTGGCCGGCGTCGGCGGTGCGCTTCTATTAGCGGCGCTGGCGATGTCGCTGCTCTGCCTCGCGCTGCGCCCCGCCCTGGCGCGGCTCGGCGTCGACGGCCCCGCCTTCACCTCGATCTTCCAGGGCGCGACGCGCTGGCAGACCTTCGTGGCGCTGTCGATCGCCGCCAATTTGTTCGGCGATGTCGGGCTGGCGCTCGCCTCCGTGGCGATGGTGGCGATCATCCCGCTCGTGAATGTGTTCAGCGTCTCGGTGCTCGCTCGCTATGCATCTCCGGAAAGGCAATCCGCCCGCGCCATCGTCATGACATTGGTGCGCAATCCCCTGATCTGGGCCTGCATCATCGGCCTCTCCGTCAATGTCAGCCACCTGCCGCTGCCGAGGCTATGGCACGAGGTTGCCGACGCCCTCGGCAGTTCCTCGCTCGCCATCGGCCTGCTCGTCACCGGCGCCGGGCTGCATCTGGAAGGTCTGTTGCGCCCCAGCGCCGGCGCTGCGATCGGCGTCGCGCTCAAGCTGGTGCTGATGCCTGCGTTTGCCTTGGGGCTCGGCGTCTGGTTCGGTCTTTCCGGCAACAGCCTTGCGATCGTTGCGATCTGCTCCGCCGTTCCGACCTCCTCAAGCGCCTATGTCCTCGCCCGCCAGATGGGTGGCGACGCCCCGTTGCTGGCGCAGATCATCACGCTGCAGACCATCTGTGCGGCGATCACGATGCCGGTTGCGATCGCGCTGGCGGCCTGATCAAGCGCCCAGCCACATCGTCAACACCACCGCGGTCAGATTGTTCAGCGCGTGCAGCACGATCGTGAGCCAGAGCGAATTGGCACGATAGCGCATGTAGCCGAACCAGAGGCCGATGGCGAGGACCTCGGCGAGGAAGTAGAGGTCGTATTGCAGGTGGACGATGGTCCACACCAGCGACGACAGCAGGATCGCGCCCGGCACGCCCAGGAAGCTCGCCGACCAGCCGCGAAATAGAAAGCCGCGCGCCAACACCTCTTCGGACATCGGCGCGGCCACGCTGAAGGCGAACAGCAGCAGCAGCGCCGCGCCCTTGTCGCGGCCCGATTTCAGCAGATCGGTCATGAAGCCCGGCGTCGCCTCGCGGCCGAGCGCGCGCGACATCGTCTCCCAGACCAGCACCAGCAGGATGAGGCCGACCGCGCCGAGCAGCAGCTGCTTCCAGGACGGCCAGTGCAGCGCGAGATAGTCGACGAAGGAGGCCTTCTTGATGGCGATGGCGAGCCAAACCGCCAGAAGCGTCGCCGGCAGGCCCATGATGACCGAGAGCGCGAGCGTCTGCGGCTCGCGGCCGACGACCTGGATCGAGGCGAGATCCATCGGCAGGCCGCGCTGCGCCGCCACCAGGACGACGGCGCCGATCTGTCCGACGAACATCGCGACGAAAATGAACACGCCCCACAGCGCCGTGCCCCAGAACTTCCAGACGCGCGGCGTCGCCGGCGTGACGGTCGGCGGCGGATGGTCGGGATTGAGAGAATCCATCAGGAGGCTTTCGTTGGGTCGCGCAAACTATCGAGAGGTCGTCATGCCCGGGCTCGTCCCGGCCATCCACGTTCTTCGTGCCACACAACAAGACGTGGATGGCCGGGACAAGCCCGGCCGTGACGAGAGATTGAGCTGGAGTCTCCTCACGGCAGCGCGCGCTCCAGCAGCGACCGGACCTCGCCGCTGTCCAGCTCCACGGCGCCGTACATGCTGGCGTGATTGGCCGCGAGCCGGCTCGCCGCGAACAATTCGGCATTGCGCGGCGACACGCCGTTCAGCGCCGCGGTCGCGGCCAGCAGCGCCAGCTTCTCGACGGCCAGCCGCGCGATGCGCTCGCCGTCGGTGCGGCGGAAAGTCTTGCCGACGAAAGCGACTGTCTCGCTCGCTCCCGGCAAGCCCTTGGCCTCGGCCGCAAGCGCTTGCAGCACCGCCGTCGCGGCGTCCGGCTCGCGCGAGAGCGCGCGGAGCACGTCGAGGCACATCACGTTGCCGGAGCCTTCCCAAATCGCGTTGACCGGCGATTCCCGGTAGTGCCGCGCCAGAATGCCGTCCTCGACATAGCCGTTGCCGCCGAGGCATTCCATGGCCTCATAGAGGAACGGCGGCGCACTCTTGCAGGTCCAGTATTTGATCGCGGGCGTGAGCAGCCGCATATAGGCGGCCTCCGCTGCATCATGCGGGGTGCGATCGAAGGCGCGGCAGAGCCGCATCACCAGCGCCGTGCTCGCCTCGACATGCAGCGCCATGTCCGACAGCACTGCCTGCATCAGCGGCTGATCGGCCAGATGCTTCTGGAACACGCTGCGGTGACGGGCGTGATGCAGCGCATGCGCCAGCCCCGAGCGCATCAGGCCGACCGAGGCGATCGCGCAATCCTGCCGCGTCAGCTGCACCATCTGGATGATGGTGCGGATGCCCTTGCCCGCCTCGCCGACGGCTTGCGCATAGGCGCCGACGAACTCGACCTCGGAGGAGGCATTGGAGCGGTTGCCGAGCTTGTCCTTCAGCCGCTGGAACTGAATCGCGTTGACCGATCCATCCGGCGCGAAGCGCGGCATGAAGAAGCACGTCAGGCCCTGCTCGGCCTGCGCCAGCACCAGGAACGCATCGCACATCGGCGCCGACATGAACCATTTGTGGCCGGTGATGCGATAGGCCTCGCCATCGCGCACCGCGCGGCTCATGTTGGAACGCACGTCGGTGCCGCCCTGCTTCTCGGTCATGCCCATGCCGAGCGTCATGCCGCGCTTTTGCCACCACGGTGCGAAGCTCGGGTCGTAGCTCCTGGCCGACAGCACCGGCATCACCTTGCCGAGCAGGTCCGGCTGCATCGCCAGCGCGCCGACGGAGGCGCGCGTCATCGTGATCGGACAGAGGTGACCGGTCTCGACCTGGGCTGCCATGTAGAATTTCGCCGCACGAATGACCTCGGCGGCATCGCCCGCCGGTTTGCCGTTCGCGGTCCACGTCGAATTGTGCACGCCGGCATGGGCGCTGTGCGCCATCAGTTCGTGATAGGCCGGGTGAAACTCGACCTGGTCGCGGCGATTGCCCTTGGCGTCGAAGCTGCGCAGCTTCGGCGTGTTCTCGTTCGCGAGCCGCCCGCGATCGGCCATCGCGGCCGAGCCCCATTGCCTGCCGAACTCGGAGAGTTCGCGTTCCGCCGCCGCGCCGCCATTGGCCTTGACCGCCTCGACCAGCGGGCGGTCCACGGCGAACAGGTCGATATCCTCAAACGGCGGCGATTGGTTGAAGACCTCGTGGGTCGCAAAGCTCGGCTGGGTCATCACGTTTCCTCGGCGCGAAATCAGTTCCGTCGCGGCTGGATCGGGAAATCATAGGCCGCCCCGCCGGCCCCAGGCAGGGAAAAATGCCACCACTCCTTCGAATAGTTCACAAAGCCTTGCCTGGCCATCGCCGCCACCAGCCGCCTGCGCCAGCTGCGTTGTTCCGCCGTGATCGACGGTGCCGCGGTATGGCCCTTCGTGTCGGTGCAGTCGTAGCCGGTCCCCATGTCGACACTGCCTTCGGGTGCGCGCGCTTCGACCGGCGCGGTGCAATCGGCATAGGTTCTCGACGGGTCGTATTTGGCGGAATTGTCAGCCTTCAGATCGACCAGCGTCAGATCCAGCGCCGCGCCGGTGGAATGCTGCGAACGGCTCGCGATGTAGCCGAGGCGGAACAGCTCGGTCTTGGGGATTTTCGGATTGTAGCGCCGCTCGGCGGCGGTCTCGTGACCGTTCTGCGACCACTTGACCATGTCGAGCGAGGCCCGCGCCGGCCGGTAGCAGTCGAACATCTTGAGCGAGAGATTCTGTGCGGCGAGCTCCTGCTGCACCGCCTTCAGCCGCAGACCGACCTCGCGCTTCACCACGCATTCACCGGCATTGTAGCCGGCCAGCGGCCGGCCGACGAAATTGTTCGAGGTGGCGTAGCGGATGTCCTGGATGATGCTGGGGTCGATGTCGCGCAGATAGACGAAATCGCCGGGCAAGCTCTGCGCCCGCGCCGGCGCGAGCACCGATATCGCAAGCAGCATACCGAGCGCCGCGCGCGCCGCGATCCCTGTCCTTGCGGTCATTGCACCGGATCCGAGCTGACTAGAAGTTTCGTGATCGCGGTGTCCGTGTATTTGTTGCCGGCCCAGACGTCGTCGATGATCAATTGCATCCAATGGGCCGTCACCGGCGGCCGCAATGTCAACAATTGCGCCGACAGCCTGTCCTCGAGAATGAAGACCTGCGACTCGCCGCCGGAGAACAGCACCCGGATCTGACGAACCCTGTTGTTCTTGGAAAAGATGTCGGGGTTCTTCTGGTAGCCGTTCTGCACATGTATCGACTTGACCCGTCGCGGGGTTTCGAACTCGACCGTGATCCATTCGCCGATGCCGTTGCCGGCTGCACCTTCGACCCAGGCCGTCCCCGTCGAGGCATCGAACAGGTTGGTCGCGCCGTATGAATTGCCGAATTGCGGCTTCAGCATCGAGCTGACGCAATAGGTCTCGAAGCCGCTGCGGGCGCAGCTTTCACCCGCCGCAGAAGGACGCGGCGGGCGCATCGTCGCGCGCTCCGCGACCGCAGGCTTTGCCGGCGGCTTCACCAGCATGCCTGCCACGCGCGGCATCGACGGTGCCGCCTCCCAAAGATAGATGCGTCCGCCGAGCGTCTGGTCGTAATAGGCCGGCGTCTGCTCATGCGGTGCCGGTTGGCCGCCATTGTCCGTCGCGGTCAGCGCCAGTGCCGCCACGCGCTCGCGCACCTCGACCGCGAGATCGCCGAGATGCAGCTCGGGCCGCTTCAGCTGCTCGACGAAGATCCGCGTGAACACCGAATTATTCGCGGTATCGCTACTGCCGAGCTGGTCGAGCGCGGTCTGGCCGATGCCGGCCGAATAGAGCGTGAAGATGCCGCGCGCCGGCCGCACATCCGCGAGCCCCCGCGTATTCCCGATCGAACGGCCGGCGGCGCGCGGAAACGGATTGTCACGGCAGGCGTCGATGATGACGAAAGCAACCCGCACCGACTTTGCCTGGAGCTCCGCGATCAAGTCGGGCTCGGCGATCGAGGCCCCGCGCACCCGCGCTTCAGCGCCTTCGCTCACGGTCGGAACATCGCTCGGCACCAGGTAGTTCACCCCCGCGATCGCCACGCCGTGCCCCGCATAAAACACAGCCGCCGTGTCGCCCGGCGCGAGCCGCGCCGTGAAATCGGCGAGCCGGTCGATCATGGCCTGGCGGCCGAGATTGGTCCCCAGCACGATGTCGAATTGGAGTGCCCGCAGCGCGTCGGCGACGCTGGTCGCGTCATTGGCCGCCTTCTTCAATTGGCGGTCCGCCGGCAAGTTCGGATAGAGGTCGTTGCCGATCACGAGTGCGACGCGTTTCTCCGCCATCGCCGGTGTCGCGATGCCGACGAGGCACACGGCCGCCAACGCAGCGACATTGCGCGCCAGTCGATTAAAATACCGCATGCTCGTCATGATCCGGCCCGTGACGCAACGAATAGCAAGAGTCTAGCGCAAAGCGGCAGTCCCGAACACAGGCCGGCGGCACCCAGTTGTCCGTAAAGCGCCGTGGATAAGTCCGCAGGCCGGATTTGAAGCTTGCTCCCCCCGTCATCCCCCCCTATAGCTCTGCTTTTAATGACATCGAAATCCACCTTCGTCCTCGGCCACCGGCATTTGCTGGGCATCGAGGGCCTGTCCGCGGCCGACATCACCGGCCTGCTCGACCTGTCCGAAGAATATGTCGAGCTCAACCGCCAGGTTGACAAGAAGCGCACCGTCCTGCGGGGACGGACGCAGGTGAACCTCTTCTTCGAGGCTTCCACCCGGACCCAATCCTCGTTCGAGCTCGCGGGAAAGCGGCTCGGCGCGGACGTCATGAACATGTCGGTCTCCTCTTCCTCGATGAAGAAGGGCGAGACCCTGATCGACACCGCGATGACGCTGAACGCGATGCATCCGGACATCCTGGTGATGCGTCATCACGCCTCCGGCGCGGTGGAACTGCTGGCACGCAAGGTTGACGGTTCCGTGATCAATGCCGGCGACGGCGCGCATGAGCATCCGACCCAGGCCCTGCTCGACGCGCTCACCATCCGCCGCAACAAGGGCCGGATCGAAGGGCTGGTGGTCGCGATCTGCGGCGACGTGCTGCATTCGCGCGTCGCCCGTTCCAATATCATCCTGCTCAACACGATGGGCGCCCGCGTCCGCGTGGTCGGCCCCACCACGCTGCTGCCGCCGGGCATCGAGCGGATGGGCGTCGAGGTCGCGCGCGACATGCGCGAGGGGCTCAACGGCGCTGATATCGTCATGATGCTGCGGCTGCAGCGCGAGCGCATGAACGGCTCCTTCGTGCCGTCGTCGTCGGAATATTTCCACTATTTCGGGCTCGACCAGAAGAAACTCGCCTACGCCAAGCCGGACGCGCTCGTGATGCATCCCGGCCCGATGAACCGCGGCGTCGAGATCGACTCGATCGTAGCCGACGGCGCGCAGTCCCTGATCCGCGAACAGGTGGAGATGGGCGTCGCCGTGCGCATGGCGGTGCTGGAAGCGCTCGCCCGTAACCTGCCGAACGCGTGATGCCGATGCTGATCGATCGCCGCCCCGTCCTGCTCGCCAACGCCCGCGTCGTCGATCCCTCCAGGGATTTCGACGGTGTCGGCGACGTCCTGATCGCCGACGGCACCATCCGCGAGACCCGCCGCGGCATCGGCGCGGCCGGCGTCCCCGAGGGCACCGACATTGTCAATTGCGCCGGCAAGATCGTCGCGCCCGGCCTCATCGACATGCGCGCCTTCGTCGGCGAGCCCGGCTTCAGCCATCGCGAGACCTTTGCCACCGCGAGCCAGGCAGCCGCGACCGGCGGCATCACCACCATCATCTGCCAGCCCGACACCTTGCCGGTGATCGACAATTCGGCGACCGTCGACTTCGTCATGCGCCGCGCCCGCGACACCGCGATCGTCAACATCCAGCCGATGGCGGCGCTCACCAAGGGCATGCTCGGCCAGGAGATGACCGAGTTCGGCCTGCTCAAGGCCGCGGGTGCCGTCGCCTTCAGCGATGCCGCCCGAAGCGTGACCAATGCGCAGGTGATGCGCCGTGCGCTGACCTACGCGCGCGATTTCGATGCGCTGATCGTGCACTTCACCGAGGACCCCGATCTCGTCGGCGAAGGCGTGATGAACGAAGGCGAGTTCGCCTCGCGCCTCGGCCTTATGGGTATCCCGAATGCCGCCGAGGCCGTGATGCTCGAACGCGACATGCGCCTCGTCGCGCTGACCGGGGGCCGCTATCACGCGGCCTCGCTGAGCTGCATCGATTCCCTCGACATCCTCCAGCGCGCCCGCGACGCCGGGCTCGCCGTCAGCGCCTCGGTCTCGATCAACCATCTGGCGCTGAACGAGAACGACATCGGCCCCTACCGGTCGTTCCTGAAGCTGTCGCCGCCGCTGCGCAGCGAGGACGACCGCCGGGCATTGGTGGCGGCCGTCGCTTCCGGCCTGCTCGAGGTCATCATGTCCGACCACAATCCGCAGGACGTCGAGGTCAAGCGGCTGCCGTTCGCCGAGGCCGCGCCCGGCGCCGTCGGTCTCGAGACCATGCTGCCGGCGGGCCTGCGGCTCGTGCACAATGGCGAGCTGGACCTGAAAACGCTGATCCGGGCGATGTCGACCCGTCCGGCCGAGCTGCTCGGCCTGCCTGGCGGAACCCTGCGCGCCGGCAGCCCGGCCGACGTCATCGTGATCGACCCCGATGTGCCCTGGGTGGTCGATCCCGCCGACCTCAAATCGCCCTGCAAGAACACCCCGTTCGACGAGGCCCGCTTTACAGGCCGCGTGGTGCGCACCACCGTCGGCGGCCGGACGGTATACGAGCATGTCTGACCTGCGCGATCCCGCGACATTGAAATCCAGCCTTTGGAGAGGCCGCCATGGGGCTTGAAGCATTCCTGCCGGTGGCCTTCGTCATCGGCTACCTCTTCGGCTCGATTCCGTTCGGCCTGGTTCTGACCCGGCTCGCCGGCACGCAGGATATCCGCTCGATCGGCTCCGGCAGCATCGGCGCCACCAATGTGCTGCGCACCGGGCGCAAGAGTCTTGCCGCCGGCACCCTGCTGCTCGACGCGCTCAAGGGCACCGCGGCCGTCGTGATCGCCGGCTATATCGCTGGTCCCAACGCCGCCATGGTGGCCGGGCTCGGCGCCTTCCTCGGCCATCTCTTCCCGGTCTGGCTCAAGTTTAAGGGCGGCAAGGGCGTTGCGACCTATATCGGCGTCCTGCTCGGCTTGTTCTGGCCCGGCATGGTGGTGTTCTGCCTGCTCTGGCTGGCGACCGCCTTCACCACCCGCTACTCCTCGCTCTCGGCACTGGTGGCGGCGTTCATCACGCCGATATTCCTGTGGTGGTTCGGCCATCTCGCGCTCGCAGCATTGTTCGCGGTGCTGACGCTGCTGTTGTTCTACGCGCATCGCGAGAACATCAAGCGCTTGCAGGCCGGCAAGGAAAGCCGGATCGGGGAGAAGGCGTAAGCCGCATCAAGCAAAGCAACCAAAGCCAGGGCATCTACGGATACCGAAGCCCCTCTCTGCATTATATCTCGAATCCTGTTCGCAACTCGTCGCCGACTCGCAAGGCGAGGTAGCGAACGGGTTCCATGCCTGTCATCCTGACGGGACAAATGGCGTTACGCGGTTGCTCAGAATGGGCGCGACGAACGACGGCATGCACGAGGAGTCCGGCTCGCAGGGCACTGCGGCAAGCCGGCTGCTGTCGACAACCAATATCTGGTCCGATGCCCCCGCACTGCCGCCTGCGCCAACGCCCGTTGCCGTTCCACCGCCGGCGCCCTCACTTGCTCCCGTCGCGCCAAGTCCTGGCGCGCCAGGTCCTGTCGCACTAGGTCCTGTCGCGGTCGAGCTCCGAGCTGCGGCCGCCCAGGCTGCATCAGCGCAGGCGCGCCCGGCCCCATGGCCGCCGCGACGATTGTCGCTGGCGCTGCAGGGCGGCGGCACCTTTGCGGCCTTCACATGGGGCGTGCTGGAGCGGCTGCTGGAAGAGCCGATCGAGATCGACACCATCAGCGGCGCCAGTGCCGGCGCCACCAATGCGCTGCTGCTCGCCTCCGGCCTCGCGGAGGGCGGCCGCGAAGCGGCCCGGTTACGGCTGAACCGGTTCTGGCTCCGCCTGATGCACGAGGCCTCGTTCCGCTCGCTGATGCTGCTCGGCGGGTTCTCGCCGGCGGGAAGCTCGGTCGCATTCGGTCCGACGCTGCGCTCGGGCCAGTTCGATCCGTTCGATCTCGATCCGCTGCGGCTGGCGCTGTCGCGCGACATTCATTTCACGGCGCTGCAAGATCCAGGAGCACCAAAGCTGCTGATTGCGGCGACGCGGATCCGCGACGGCCAGCAGCAGATCTTCCGCAACGACTCCATCACCGCCGACGTCGCGCTGGCCTCGACCTGTCCGCCCCTGGTTCACTGCGCCGTCGAGATCGACGGCGAGGCCTATTGGGACGGCGGCTTCGGCGGCAATCCGCCGTTGCTGCGGCTGGCGCAGGAGACGACGACGGCCGACGTCCTGCTGGTCCAAGTCACCCCCGCACGCGACAGCTACGTGCCCATCACCCTCGCCGCGATCGACCGCCGGCTCGACCAGATCGCGGCCAACGCCGCCCTCAATGCCGAGATGGCGGCGGTCGCATGGGCTCAGTCGCACGCAGCCCCTTCACTGCGGCTCACCCGGATCGCAGCTGAAGACTCCGTCGACGGCCTGGCGCAGCGTTCATCGACCGACCTCGGCCGCGGCTTCATCCGGCTGCTGCACCGGAGCGGTCGCGCGGCCGCCGAGCGCTGGCTCGGGCAGGATGCAAAAGCCGGCGCCGCGCCTTCGGCGTCCGCACAGGCTCTCGCTGCCTCTGAAGCCGCGCTAACCTGACGTCGCCAGCGCCTGCTCGAGGAACCACGCCGTCGCGAGCGCGCGCGCGTCGTTGCCGAAGCGTGCGATCACCTGCACGCCAACAGGCAGGCCGCCGACTTTCAGCACCGGCACGTTGACGCAAGGATTGCCCATCAGCGTCCAGAGCCGGTTGTAACGGGGATCGCCTGTGGTCGCGAGCTCCTTGGCCGGCGCGGTGCCCGGCGCCGAATAGGTCAGGAGCACGTCGACACCCTCGAACACTTCGCCGAGCTCGCGGCGGCCGCGGCGGCTGATCCGGCGCGCCTCGTCATATTCCTTCGGTGTCAGATGGGCCGTCGCATCGAGGCTGGCCCGCAGCATCGGCGCGATCTCGTCGTGACGCTCGGAAAATTCCCAGGCCAGCGCGCGATGCGCCTCGTAGTCCTGGACGATGGGGTGGATACGCCAGGCCTCCTGCACCGCCTCGGGCAGGTCTATGGCCTGCACGCTGGCGCCGGCGCGTTCCGCCGCCTTGATCGCGGCCAGCAAGCCCTGTTCGGCCGCCGGCTCCACGCTGCCGGCGAACTCCTGCCTGACCACGCCGATGCGCGGGGCCTTCGCCGGAGCGATGCCGGAAAACTCGGTGCGACCGGTCATCGCCAGAAGCCCGCGCGCGAGATCCTCCGCGCGCGCGCCGAACAGGCCGACCGTGTCGAGCGCCCAGGAATAGCACTTCACGCCAACCGTCGGCAGCATGCGAAACGACGGCTTGATCGCGGCGGTCCCGCAATAGGCCGCCGGCCGGATCACCGAGCCGCCGGTCTGGGTGCCCAGCGCCAGCGGGATCATGCCGGCGCCGACCGCCGCCGCCGAGCCTGCGGAGGAGCCGCCCGGCGAATGGCCGGGATTGTGCGGATTGAGCGTCGGCGTCGGATCGCGCGAGGCGAACGCCGTGGTCGTGGTCTTGCCGATGATGGTGGCCCCCGCCCGCTTCAGCATCATGACAACAGGCGCATCGGCGCGCGGCTGCCAGCCGCGATAGATCTCCGAACCCATCTCGGTCGGCATCTCAGCGGTGTCGATGATGTCCTTGATGCCGACCGCGATGCCGCGCAGCGGGCCGAAGGCCTGCGCTCTTGCCGCCTTGTCGTGACGGACGAAGGCGCGGACGTCCTTCTCCTTGGCCTCGATCGCCGCATGCGATTGGGCAATGGCTTCATCGGGCGACAACTCGCCGGCTTCAATGCGGCGCTGGAGGTCGGCGAGTGAAATCATGGCAACATCCTTCTTATTGGCCTTGCTTTTAGCATCGGGCCGATACCGCGCAAGCGCACGTCGCTGTTGCGCAACGCCCTCAGGTTGTTCCATGCTGCGCCTGCAAGGAGCCGCCGTGGACGCCATCAATGCGAGCGTGGAGCTGACCGAGGCTGAGCGGATCGACCGCCTGCGGCTGATCCGTTCCGACAATGTCGGCCCGCGCACCTTCCGCTCGCTGGTCGACCATTTCGGCACGGCGCGCGCCGCGCTGGAGCGCCTGCCTGATCTGGCGCGCCGCGGCGGTGCGCAGCGATCGGGCCGCATCTGCAGCGCCGATGAAGCCAAAGCCGAGCTGGCCGCAAGCCGCAAGTTCGGCATCGCCTGGCGCGCGCCCGGCGAGGACGGCTATCCGGCGCGGCTGGCGATGATCGACGATGCGCCGCCGCTGCTCGCCGTGCGTGGCGACACCAAGACCCTGATGCGGCCGATGATTGCCATCGTCGGCTCGCGCAACGCATCCGGCGCCGGGCTGAAATTCGCAGGCCTGCTCGCGCGCGAGCTCGGCGAAGCCGGCTTCGTCGTCATCTCCGGACTCGCGCGCGGCGTCGACCAGGCCGCACATCGCGCCAGCGTCGACAACGGCACCGTCGCCGTCTTGGCCGGCGGCCATGATTGCATCTATCCGCCCGAGCATGGCGATCTGCTCAGGGCGATGCTCGATCACGAAGGCGCTGCGATCTCCGAGATGCCGCTCGGCCATGAGCCGCGTGCCCGCGACTTCCCGCGCCGCAACCGGCTGATCTCGGGCGCTTCGCTCGGGGTCGTCGTGGTGGAGGCGGCGCACCGTTCGGGCTCGCTGATCACCGCGCGCATGGCGGCCGAACAGGGGCGCGAGGTGTTCGCGGTGCCGGGCTCGCCGCTCGATCCGCGCGCCGCCGGCGCCAACGACCTGATCAAGCAGGGCGCGACCCTCGTCACCGAAGCCGCCGACATCATCAATGCGGTGCAGCCGATCATGGAGCGGCCGTTGATGAGTCCTGCGGGCGAGCCCGACAGCGAGCCGTTCGAGAGCGATCCGCAAGGCCACGACCGCGACCAGATCACCGGCCTGCTCGGCCCGGCGCCCATCTCGATCGACGATCTCGTGCGGATGTCCGGCGCCTCGCCCGCGATCGTGCGCACGGTGCTGCTGGAGCTGGAGCTGGCCGGCAAGCTCGAACGCCACGGCGGCGGCTTGGTATCGCTGGTTTAGCGTCTCCAGATGTCATTCCGGGGCGGCTCCAAGAGCCGAACCCGGAGGCCGCACGCTAACTTTCCTTGCGCCGATCGAACTGCGTACGTGCAGCCTCGATCTGCGTCAGGTGGTCCATCGCCCACTGCCCTAGCGCTTTCACCGGCTCCTGAAGCCCACGGCCGAGATCAGTCAGCTCGTAGTCGACGCGGGGCGGTATGGTCGGAAAGATCGTGCGCGTGACGAGGCCGTCGCGCTCGAGACCTCGCAGCGTCAAGGTCAGCATGCGCTGCGAGATGCCGTTGATCATGCGCTTCAGCTCGTTGAAGCGCTTGGGTCCGTCGCTCAGCATCATGATGACGAACACGCTCCATTTGTCGCCGACGCGGGACAGCACGGAGGCGACCCCGCGGCAATCCGCGTGGTCGGGATGCGGCATTGGAACGGGCGTCGGCGTGGCAGGAAAACCGGTGTTCTCAGGTCTCAAAGTTGTGCCCATGGCTCAAGAATGTGCGTTCTTGCGGGGATTTCGACAGTCACTCATGTAGTTCTGGTTACAAATCTATACCATGGGTGACCCAAATGAAACTGCTCCATCTCGACTCCAGCGTCCTCGGCCCCCACTCCGTATCCAGGCAGGTTTCCGCCGCCATCGTCGACCGGCTGCGCCAGGCCACGCCTTCGCTCGACGTGGTCTATCGCGACCTGACCCAGACCCCGCTGGCCCACCTCTCCGGCTCGCACCTCGCCGCTGCGCAAGGCGCCCCCGCGCCGGCAGAACTGGCACCCGACCTGGCCGCAAGCGCGGCCGCGCTCGACGAGTTCCTTTCTGCCGACATCGTCGTGATCGGCGCGCCCATGTACAATTTCACCATTCCGAGCCAGCTCAAGGCTTGGATCGACCGCATCCTCGTGGTGGGGAAGACATTTAAATATGGCGCCGCGGGGCCCGAGGGGCTTGCCGGCGGCAAGCGCGTGATCGTGGCGATCTCGCGCGGAGGCTATTACGGCGCGGAAACGCCCTACGCGGCCGGCGAACACCTCGAAAGCTATTTGCGCTGGGTGTTCGGTTTCATCGGGATCACGAACGTCGAATTCATCCCGGCCGACGGCATCCAGGTCGGCCCGGACCACCGCGAGAAGGCGATCGCTGGCGCGCTTCAGTCGGCAACAACTCTGCGGGCAGCATAGCCCGCGGCGTGGGGACCGTC contains:
- a CDS encoding CPBP family intramembrane glutamic endopeptidase — its product is MDSLNPDHPPPTVTPATPRVWKFWGTALWGVFIFVAMFVGQIGAVVLVAAQRGLPMDLASIQVVGREPQTLALSVIMGLPATLLAVWLAIAIKKASFVDYLALHWPSWKQLLLGAVGLILLVLVWETMSRALGREATPGFMTDLLKSGRDKGAALLLLFAFSVAAPMSEEVLARGFLFRGWSASFLGVPGAILLSSLVWTIVHLQYDLYFLAEVLAIGLWFGYMRYRANSLWLTIVLHALNNLTAVVLTMWLGA
- a CDS encoding caspase family protein, translated to MRYFNRLARNVAALAAVCLVGIATPAMAEKRVALVIGNDLYPNLPADRQLKKAANDATSVADALRALQFDIVLGTNLGRQAMIDRLADFTARLAPGDTAAVFYAGHGVAIAGVNYLVPSDVPTVSEGAEARVRGASIAEPDLIAELQAKSVRVAFVIIDACRDNPFPRAAGRSIGNTRGLADVRPARGIFTLYSAGIGQTALDQLGSSDTANNSVFTRIFVEQLKRPELHLGDLAVEVRERVAALALTATDNGGQPAPHEQTPAYYDQTLGGRIYLWEAAPSMPRVAGMLVKPPAKPAVAERATMRPPRPSAAGESCARSGFETYCVSSMLKPQFGNSYGATNLFDASTGTAWVEGAAGNGIGEWITVEFETPRRVKSIHVQNGYQKNPDIFSKNNRVRQIRVLFSGGESQVFILEDRLSAQLLTLRPPVTAHWMQLIIDDVWAGNKYTDTAITKLLVSSDPVQ
- a CDS encoding acyl-CoA dehydrogenase family protein, with product MTQPSFATHEVFNQSPPFEDIDLFAVDRPLVEAVKANGGAAAERELSEFGRQWGSAAMADRGRLANENTPKLRSFDAKGNRRDQVEFHPAYHELMAHSAHAGVHNSTWTANGKPAGDAAEVIRAAKFYMAAQVETGHLCPITMTRASVGALAMQPDLLGKVMPVLSARSYDPSFAPWWQKRGMTLGMGMTEKQGGTDVRSNMSRAVRDGEAYRITGHKWFMSAPMCDAFLVLAQAEQGLTCFFMPRFAPDGSVNAIQFQRLKDKLGNRSNASSEVEFVGAYAQAVGEAGKGIRTIIQMVQLTRQDCAIASVGLMRSGLAHALHHARHRSVFQKHLADQPLMQAVLSDMALHVEASTALVMRLCRAFDRTPHDAAEAAYMRLLTPAIKYWTCKSAPPFLYEAMECLGGNGYVEDGILARHYRESPVNAIWEGSGNVMCLDVLRALSREPDAATAVLQALAAEAKGLPGASETVAFVGKTFRRTDGERIARLAVEKLALLAATAALNGVSPRNAELFAASRLAANHASMYGAVELDSGEVRSLLERALP
- a CDS encoding M15 family metallopeptidase; its protein translation is MLLAISVLAPARAQSLPGDFVYLRDIDPSIIQDIRYATSNNFVGRPLAGYNAGECVVKREVGLRLKAVQQELAAQNLSLKMFDCYRPARASLDMVKWSQNGHETAAERRYNPKIPKTELFRLGYIASRSQHSTGAALDLTLVDLKADNSAKYDPSRTYADCTAPVEARAPEGSVDMGTGYDCTDTKGHTAAPSITAEQRSWRRRLVAAMARQGFVNYSKEWWHFSLPGAGGAAYDFPIQPRRN
- a CDS encoding AEC family transporter, which gives rise to MPVVIAALLPVFILIVLGVVLKRSLMRLDTQWHGLERLTYFVLFPMLLIQTLVKADLSKVPVAGVGGALLLAALAMSLLCLALRPALARLGVDGPAFTSIFQGATRWQTFVALSIAANLFGDVGLALASVAMVAIIPLVNVFSVSVLARYASPERQSARAIVMTLVRNPLIWACIIGLSVNVSHLPLPRLWHEVADALGSSSLAIGLLVTGAGLHLEGLLRPSAGAAIGVALKLVLMPAFALGLGVWFGLSGNSLAIVAICSAVPTSSSAYVLARQMGGDAPLLAQIITLQTICAAITMPVAIALAA